From a single Cyanobacterium stanieri LEGE 03274 genomic region:
- a CDS encoding ankyrin repeat domain-containing protein codes for MNDLLPIHQAVKQRNLSMVEKLLAEDNNMVNSLDVNYNTPLIYAVQGGQGAIAHSLIQKGANVNHQNHPHQMTALMFACAKNYLSLCELLIQSGADVNLSNDDRTPPLMIACYWGYKEVVELLLKNGAKVNCQDIDGDTPLQIAIQKNHSPIIELLINHGADLYQDEGALNLAIDYHKLDIVKTLLKHSVQVNRGNKDGFTPLMNACAQGNIEIVRALLNAEAKVNLQDNQKETALHLACLEGHFQIVEALIKKGANVNAINGEKDSPLIIACVQGHSEIVAELLKNGANPNYANNQDYPLTLAIINNHQEISYYLLQAGANPDVRLADGKTVLMKVCDQNNLDMIRCLLHFGADVNLEDKGGGTALMWSAHRGHLEGVKLLLEIEGININHHNHNGYSAASLAEYNQFDYVTEFLNNRK; via the coding sequence ATGAATGATCTTCTTCCTATCCATCAAGCGGTAAAACAGCGTAATTTATCTATGGTTGAAAAACTATTAGCTGAGGATAATAATATGGTTAATAGTCTTGATGTTAATTATAATACTCCCCTAATTTATGCGGTGCAAGGGGGACAAGGGGCGATCGCCCATAGCCTCATCCAAAAAGGAGCAAATGTAAACCATCAAAATCACCCGCACCAAATGACGGCATTGATGTTTGCCTGTGCCAAAAATTATTTATCCCTTTGTGAATTGTTAATACAATCAGGGGCAGACGTAAACCTAAGTAACGACGATCGCACCCCACCCCTAATGATAGCCTGTTACTGGGGATATAAAGAAGTAGTAGAACTACTATTAAAAAATGGAGCAAAAGTAAACTGCCAAGACATAGATGGAGATACCCCCCTACAAATAGCCATCCAAAAAAACCATAGCCCCATCATCGAACTATTAATAAACCATGGCGCCGACTTATACCAAGACGAAGGAGCATTAAATCTCGCCATCGACTACCATAAACTAGACATCGTCAAAACCCTCCTCAAACATTCAGTGCAAGTAAACCGAGGTAACAAAGATGGCTTTACCCCCCTGATGAATGCCTGTGCGCAAGGAAACATAGAAATAGTTAGAGCTTTACTCAACGCAGAAGCAAAAGTTAATCTTCAAGACAACCAAAAAGAAACCGCCCTCCATCTCGCCTGTTTAGAAGGACATTTTCAGATAGTAGAAGCCCTAATCAAAAAAGGAGCAAACGTAAACGCCATTAACGGCGAAAAAGATAGCCCCCTAATTATCGCCTGTGTACAAGGCCATAGCGAAATTGTCGCCGAACTACTCAAAAACGGGGCTAACCCCAACTACGCCAATAATCAAGATTATCCCCTAACCCTCGCCATCATCAACAACCACCAAGAAATCTCTTATTACCTACTCCAAGCAGGGGCTAACCCCGATGTACGCCTAGCCGATGGTAAAACAGTATTAATGAAAGTATGTGACCAAAATAACCTCGATATGATTCGTTGTTTATTACACTTTGGCGCCGATGTCAACCTTGAAGATAAAGGAGGAGGCACTGCCTTGATGTGGTCAGCGCACCGAGGACACTTAGAAGGAGTTAAACTATTACTAGAAATAGAAGGAATAAATATCAATCACCATAACCATAACGGCTACAGCGCCGCTAGTTTAGCAGAATATAATCAATTTGATTACGTCACAGAATTTTTAAATAACAGAAAATAG